A section of the Falco peregrinus isolate bFalPer1 chromosome 3, bFalPer1.pri, whole genome shotgun sequence genome encodes:
- the LOC129784103 gene encoding acrosin-like, with product MDLLRLLLILLAMCCPAYGTWDSCGGTCGLRPTAFRYGTSRVVGGTDAQAGAWPWIVSIQNPWQAGTGHTCGGSLISAQWVLTAAHCFIEASYITMWRVVIGATWLTQLGPEAQVRNIKRLLLHQGYSNITQRNDIALLELDQPVQCNAYVQLACVPDASLRVSQLKNCYISGWGATTARSGRSTDVLQEAQVRLIDVNVCNSSRWYRGAIHTHNVCAGYPQGGIDTCQGDSGGPLVCQDSSADYFWLVGVTSWGRGCARARQPGVYTSTQHFYDWILLQMGLRPAVRATPTARAWSHFVTTSSPVPRPRPTAVQSGGSCPFPVQKLLDFFSRLQELLQYLRGKTV from the exons atggatttgctgcgcctcctcctcatcctgctggccatgtgctgtcctgcgtacggcacatgggacagctgtgg AGGGACCTGCGGGCTCCGGCCCACGGCTTTTCGGTATGGCAcgtcgcgcgtcgtgggtggcacagatgcccaggcaggggcctggccctggatcgtcagcatccagaaTCCCTGGCAAGCGGGCACGGGTCATACCTGCGGAGGCTCCCTCATCAGCGCACAGTGGGTCctgacagcagcccactgcttcatcgaggccAG CTACATCACCATGTGGCGCGTGGTGATCGGTGCCACGtggctgactcagctgggccctgaggcccAGGTGCGCAACATCAAGCGGCTGCTCCTTCACCAAGGCTACAGTAACATcacgcagaggaacgacattgccttgctggagctggaccagcctgtgcAGTGCAACGCCTACGTTCAGCTTGCCTGCGTGCCCGatgcctcgctgagagtctcgcagctgaaaaactgctacATCAGCGGCTGGGGTGCCACGACTGCAAGAT CTGGACGATCAAcggatgtgctgcaggaggcccaggtccgcCTCATTGATGTCAACGTCTGTAACAGCAGCCGGTGGTACAGAGGGGCCATCCACACGCACAAcgtctgtgctggctatccgcagggcggcattgacacctgccag ggggacagcggtgggcctctcgtgtgccaagacagcagtgcagactacttctggcttgttggtgtcaccagctgggggagaggctgtgcccgagccaggcagcccggagtctacacctccactcagcacttctacgactggatcctgctacagatgggcctgcgcccagcagtgaGGGCTACTCCAACAGCACGCGCTTGGAGTCATTTTGTCACCACGTCAAGCCCCGTTCCGAGGCCAAGGCCCACAGCAGTGCAGTCGGGCGGCTCCTGCCcatttccagtccagaagctgctggacttctttagccggctgcaggagctcctgcagtacctaaggggaAAAAcggtgtga